The Chryseolinea soli genome contains a region encoding:
- a CDS encoding nucleoside triphosphate pyrophosphohydrolase family protein, with the protein MNQPETLNAVAQFHQTFKHPILPTPTIPDENRCRLRVALIAEELKELEVAILEKDIVSVADALCDIQYVLSGAILEFGLGEKFKTLFDEVQRSNMSKACNTLEEAQATIDHYKKKDGTECYYREEAGKFLIYRTSDNKTLKSINYSPADLEGIISR; encoded by the coding sequence ATGAACCAACCCGAAACGCTTAACGCCGTAGCCCAGTTCCACCAGACCTTTAAACACCCCATCCTTCCAACCCCCACCATCCCCGACGAGAACCGCTGCCGTCTCCGCGTGGCCCTCATTGCCGAAGAATTGAAAGAGCTCGAAGTGGCTATTCTCGAAAAGGATATCGTTTCCGTGGCCGATGCCCTCTGCGACATTCAATACGTGCTCTCCGGCGCCATCCTGGAATTCGGACTCGGCGAAAAATTCAAGACCCTCTTCGACGAGGTGCAACGCTCCAACATGAGCAAGGCCTGCAACACCCTGGAAGAAGCCCAGGCCACCATCGACCACTATAAAAAGAAAGACGGCACCGAATGCTACTACCGTGAAGAAGCCGGCAAGTTTCTCATCTACCGCACGTCCGATAACAAGACCCTGAAGAGCATCAACTACAGCCCCGCCGACCTGGAGGGGATAATTAGCCGTTAG
- a CDS encoding carboxy terminal-processing peptidase: MKRTFLAAAIATVLWTAEAAQGATGVADTTALKPSAVYGKEAKVMAYILDNNHYRKLSLNDSLSSAILDGYVKSLDNNKTYFTASDLAAFEKYRTKIDDLTKAENVDPAYEIYKVFRKRFNTRMTYIKTKLIPQAFDYTVQESYETDRDKEPWCKTDAELDEVWRKIIKSQALSLKLAGKSQEEIEKTLTERYNRFAKSIQQFNSEDVFSMYMNTITEAYDPHTSYLSPKAAEVFQQQMSLSLEGIGARLQTENDYTRVAEVITGGPADKSKLINVNDKIIGVAQGSDGELVDVIGWRIDDVVKLIKGPKGTTVKLQILPTETGVTGPSKVITLVRDKIKLEDQQAKKSVINYNMNGRNLKLGIITLPSFYMDFEAYQKGDPNYTSTTRDVKRLLKELQVDKVDGVVLDLRNNGGGSLTEAIDLTGLFIKDGPVVQVKNSANKIDVGQDDDPTIAYSGPLVVMTNRFSASASEIFAGAIQDYKRGVIVGESTYGKGTVQTIVDLNRFINDPNNKVGELKITFQKFYRVTGSSTQHKGVTPDVSFPTALDAEQFGESSSPSAMPWDEIRGTLYQKTTVLNDRIIANLNKAYQERLKTEPTLQRYVEETVEQRKNFKETTISLNEAVRKKEMEEAEKKKAANDKLDTKIVGKEGKATNVLELDDEYLREGLFVLGDLINTKVG, translated from the coding sequence ATGAAAAGAACTTTTTTAGCGGCGGCAATCGCCACTGTACTATGGACCGCTGAGGCCGCACAAGGTGCGACCGGCGTGGCGGATACTACGGCCCTGAAACCCAGCGCGGTGTATGGAAAAGAAGCGAAAGTGATGGCCTATATTCTGGACAACAACCACTACCGCAAACTGAGCCTCAACGACTCCCTATCGTCGGCCATCCTCGACGGTTATGTGAAGAGCCTGGATAACAACAAGACCTACTTTACGGCGTCCGACCTGGCCGCCTTTGAGAAATACCGGACAAAGATCGACGACCTCACCAAGGCTGAAAACGTGGACCCCGCTTACGAGATCTACAAGGTCTTCAGAAAGCGATTCAACACCCGCATGACCTATATCAAGACCAAGCTCATCCCGCAAGCATTTGACTATACGGTCCAGGAATCCTATGAAACCGACCGCGACAAAGAACCTTGGTGCAAGACTGACGCAGAACTGGACGAAGTGTGGCGTAAGATCATCAAAAGTCAGGCCCTCAGCCTTAAATTGGCCGGCAAGAGTCAGGAAGAGATCGAAAAAACGCTCACCGAACGCTACAACCGCTTTGCGAAGTCCATACAGCAGTTCAATAGCGAAGACGTGTTCAGCATGTATATGAACACGATCACCGAAGCCTACGATCCGCACACCAGCTACCTGTCGCCAAAAGCGGCGGAAGTATTTCAGCAACAGATGAGCCTTTCGCTAGAAGGCATCGGCGCCCGTCTGCAAACTGAAAATGACTATACGCGTGTAGCGGAGGTGATCACCGGCGGTCCCGCCGACAAGAGCAAGCTCATCAACGTGAACGACAAGATCATCGGCGTTGCCCAAGGCAGCGATGGCGAATTGGTGGACGTGATCGGCTGGCGCATCGACGACGTAGTGAAACTCATCAAAGGCCCTAAAGGCACGACGGTAAAACTCCAGATCCTGCCCACCGAAACGGGCGTGACCGGACCCTCCAAGGTTATCACGCTGGTGCGCGACAAGATCAAACTGGAAGACCAGCAAGCCAAAAAGAGTGTCATCAACTACAATATGAATGGCAGGAACCTCAAGCTGGGCATCATCACCCTGCCGAGTTTCTACATGGATTTTGAAGCCTACCAAAAAGGCGATCCCAACTACACCAGCACCACCCGCGACGTGAAACGCCTGCTCAAAGAATTGCAGGTCGACAAAGTAGACGGTGTCGTGCTTGACCTGCGCAACAACGGCGGCGGCTCCCTCACCGAAGCCATCGACCTCACCGGACTTTTCATCAAAGATGGTCCCGTGGTACAGGTGAAAAATTCAGCCAACAAAATTGATGTCGGCCAGGACGACGACCCGACCATTGCGTATAGCGGTCCGTTGGTAGTGATGACCAACCGCTTCAGTGCTTCCGCGTCGGAGATCTTTGCCGGGGCCATACAGGATTACAAACGCGGTGTCATCGTGGGTGAGTCCACCTATGGCAAGGGCACCGTGCAGACCATTGTGGACCTGAACCGCTTTATCAACGACCCCAACAACAAGGTAGGGGAGTTGAAGATCACCTTCCAGAAGTTCTACCGCGTCACGGGCAGCAGCACGCAACACAAAGGCGTAACCCCCGATGTGAGCTTCCCCACAGCCCTCGATGCCGAGCAATTTGGCGAGAGCTCCAGCCCTAGCGCCATGCCCTGGGATGAGATCAGAGGCACACTCTATCAAAAGACCACCGTCCTCAACGACCGCATCATTGCCAACCTGAACAAGGCCTACCAGGAAAGGTTGAAAACAGAACCCACCCTGCAACGCTACGTAGAGGAAACGGTAGAACAGCGCAAAAACTTTAAAGAAACCACGATCTCCCTCAACGAGGCCGTCCGCAAGAAAGAAATGGAAGAAGCCGAGAAAAAGAAGGCCGCCAACGACAAGCTCGACACCAAGATCGTCGGCAAAGAAGGCAAAGCCACTAATGTCCTCGAACTGGACGACGAATACCTCCGCGAAGGCCTCTTCGTCCTGGGCGACCTGATCAACACGAAAGTAGGATAA
- a CDS encoding ATP-binding cassette domain-containing protein, which yields MSEELLKAILQLFAIVARERITEAERTNIKEFLSLHLSREATNYYLKLFDEFAASHEIESRQELSSLDEETQQFVDDWAKIMKIVKQVNQALTMQQKVVLIVKIIELVFAEDVISDRQGNLIFYIGQALKIPQADVQALQAFVTGHDIDELASKQVLIIDEGSGEYPGPRIIEKDLTGLIAILRLQDADTYFIKYLGITTLYLNSILLKSRKIDVFPTGSTIRGDKVGPIYYSDIIGKFLSDASKTHISFTADHIFYHFKSGRAGIQNVNIAEQGGKLVGLMGASGSGKSTLLNVLNGSEKPSSGRVLINDINIHEHPEKVQGIIGYVPQDDLLIEELTVFQNLYYAAKLCFAHYTEKEMIEVVIRVLVNLGLSEIRDLRVGSPLDKTISGGQRKRVNIALELLREPTILFVDEPTSGLSSRDSENIMDLLKELSLRGKMVFVVIHQPSSDIFKMFDTLIIMDVGGFQIYYGNPVESVVYFRDIINAANKTQGMCPECGNINPEQVFSIIETRVVNEYGRLTNTRKVSSGQWYQYFKQKIKVPRVDHVQESLPVLQAIPAWAKQLQVFITRDVLAKLSNKQYLYINLLEAPVLAFFIAFMVKYYNVLSDTNPVYTFYNNNNIPVYFFMSVVVALFFGLTMSAEEIFRDRKILKREEFLHLSRSSYLVSKVAVMFAFSAIQTLLFLLVGNTILEIPLTEMRYWLILFSCSCFANMLGLNISAAFNSAVTIYILIPLLVIPQLLLSGVVISFDKFNPRVGKPIGVPVAGEVMASRWAFEAFMVTQFKDNPFQKQFYDVDKSEAEAEYKRVYYIPALESKLAYVVNRPFSWRHTNDEQVINALSILRTEIDNELGHIGKENFPEVDKLAVGEFDSTVYRKTIRFLTTLKQYYSIQMRRAGGERDKRIAELTSTPVKAAHFESLRQRYSNKAVADAVENIGTPDRIVEYNGTLVQKVYPIYVDDHKPKNKLDFSANLYQPTKQFAGLTFDTFYFNVAVIWSMTIFLFLTLYFDVLKRLMRRLERSRKYRVRDKQ from the coding sequence ATGAGTGAAGAATTACTCAAAGCCATATTGCAGCTCTTTGCTATCGTTGCCCGCGAGAGGATTACCGAAGCCGAGCGCACCAACATCAAAGAATTTCTCAGCCTCCACCTCAGCCGGGAGGCCACGAACTATTACCTGAAGCTCTTCGACGAATTTGCCGCCTCGCACGAGATCGAATCCCGCCAGGAGCTCAGCAGCCTCGATGAAGAAACGCAGCAGTTTGTAGACGATTGGGCCAAGATCATGAAGATCGTCAAGCAGGTGAACCAGGCGCTCACCATGCAACAGAAGGTCGTGCTCATTGTCAAGATCATCGAGCTGGTGTTTGCCGAAGACGTCATCTCCGATCGCCAGGGAAATCTGATCTTTTATATCGGCCAGGCCCTCAAAATCCCCCAGGCCGACGTCCAGGCCCTGCAGGCGTTTGTGACGGGCCACGACATCGACGAGCTCGCCAGCAAACAAGTCCTCATCATCGACGAAGGTTCGGGTGAGTATCCCGGTCCGCGCATCATCGAGAAAGACCTCACCGGCCTCATCGCCATCCTGAGGTTGCAGGATGCGGATACCTATTTTATCAAATACCTCGGTATCACCACGTTGTATTTGAACAGCATTCTCCTCAAAAGCCGGAAGATCGACGTATTCCCTACCGGTAGCACCATACGCGGGGATAAGGTCGGGCCCATCTATTACAGCGACATCATCGGCAAGTTCCTCAGCGACGCCAGCAAAACCCATATCTCGTTTACGGCCGACCACATTTTCTATCATTTCAAAAGCGGCCGGGCCGGCATTCAAAACGTGAACATCGCCGAACAGGGCGGCAAGCTCGTCGGCCTCATGGGCGCCAGCGGCTCCGGAAAGTCCACGCTCCTCAATGTGCTCAACGGCTCCGAGAAGCCGTCCAGCGGACGTGTGCTCATCAACGACATCAACATCCACGAACACCCGGAAAAAGTACAGGGCATCATCGGCTATGTGCCGCAGGACGACTTGCTCATCGAGGAGCTGACCGTCTTTCAAAACCTGTATTACGCCGCCAAACTGTGTTTCGCCCACTACACGGAAAAGGAGATGATCGAAGTGGTGATCCGCGTGCTCGTGAACCTCGGCCTGTCCGAGATCCGCGATTTGCGTGTGGGATCGCCGTTGGACAAGACCATCAGTGGCGGTCAGCGCAAACGCGTGAACATCGCTCTGGAGCTGCTGCGGGAGCCCACGATCTTGTTTGTGGACGAACCCACGTCCGGCCTCTCGTCGCGCGATTCGGAAAACATCATGGACTTGCTCAAGGAGTTGTCGCTCCGGGGCAAGATGGTTTTTGTGGTGATCCACCAACCGTCGTCCGACATCTTCAAGATGTTCGACACGCTCATCATCATGGACGTGGGCGGTTTCCAGATCTATTACGGCAACCCCGTGGAATCGGTCGTTTATTTTCGCGACATCATCAATGCCGCCAACAAAACGCAAGGCATGTGTCCCGAGTGCGGGAACATCAACCCGGAGCAGGTGTTCAGTATCATCGAAACGCGGGTGGTAAACGAATACGGCAGGCTCACCAATACGCGCAAGGTTTCGTCTGGTCAGTGGTATCAGTACTTCAAACAAAAGATCAAGGTCCCCCGCGTCGATCATGTGCAGGAGTCGCTGCCCGTGTTGCAGGCCATCCCAGCATGGGCCAAACAGCTCCAGGTCTTCATCACCCGCGACGTGCTGGCGAAGCTTTCCAACAAACAATATCTGTATATCAACTTGCTGGAAGCGCCCGTGTTGGCGTTCTTCATCGCCTTCATGGTGAAGTACTACAACGTGCTGAGCGACACCAATCCCGTATACACGTTTTACAACAACAATAACATCCCGGTCTACTTCTTCATGAGTGTAGTGGTGGCGTTGTTTTTCGGTCTTACGATGAGCGCGGAAGAAATCTTTCGGGACCGCAAGATCCTGAAACGCGAAGAGTTTTTGCACCTGAGCCGAAGCAGTTACCTTGTTTCGAAGGTGGCGGTGATGTTTGCTTTCTCGGCCATCCAGACGCTGTTGTTCTTGCTGGTGGGAAATACCATTCTGGAAATACCGCTGACGGAGATGCGTTATTGGCTCATCCTTTTCAGTTGTTCCTGTTTTGCCAACATGTTGGGATTGAACATATCGGCGGCATTCAACTCAGCCGTCACGATCTACATTCTGATTCCTTTGTTGGTGATCCCGCAGCTCCTGCTTAGTGGTGTGGTGATCAGCTTCGACAAGTTCAATCCGCGCGTGGGCAAGCCCATTGGTGTGCCGGTGGCGGGAGAGGTGATGGCATCGCGATGGGCGTTCGAGGCGTTTATGGTCACGCAGTTCAAAGACAACCCCTTTCAAAAACAATTCTACGACGTCGATAAAAGCGAGGCGGAGGCTGAGTACAAACGCGTGTATTACATCCCCGCCCTGGAATCGAAACTGGCCTATGTTGTGAACCGCCCTTTCAGCTGGCGTCACACCAACGACGAGCAGGTAATAAACGCCTTGAGCATTCTCAGAACAGAAATTGACAACGAGTTGGGCCACATCGGGAAAGAAAACTTTCCGGAAGTGGACAAGCTCGCAGTCGGTGAATTCGATTCGACGGTCTACCGGAAGACCATACGTTTCCTGACGACCCTCAAGCAGTATTACAGTATCCAGATGCGAAGGGCAGGAGGGGAGCGCGACAAGCGCATTGCCGAGCTCACCTCCACGCCCGTCAAGGCCGCGCACTTTGAATCGCTGAGACAACGCTACTCCAACAAGGCCGTTGCCGATGCCGTAGAAAACATCGGCACGCCCGACCGCATTGTGGAATACAACGGCACACTGGTTCAAAAGGTCTATCCCATCTATGTCGACGACCACAAACCCAAAAACAAACTCGACTTCTCGGCCAACCTATACCAGCCGACCAAGCAGTTCGCCGGCCTGACGTTCGATACGTTTTATTTCAACGTGGCCGTGATCTGGAGCATGACGATATTCTTGTTCCTCACCCTTTATTTTGACGTATTAAAACGCCTCATGCGCCGTCTCGAACGCAGCCGGAAATATCGCGTTCGCGACAAGCAGTAA
- a CDS encoding FISUMP domain-containing protein, producing MKITSLTAFTTFILLITGCATNSLKSQRATLVKDKDRNAYALRVMLDNRQWMTQNLNIDIPGSYCYQDKKLNCDHYGRLYTWESAKKGCEMLGDGWQLPTNEEWERMAGFYGGVRKDSIHDGKAAYAALLYGGDSGFNIVFGGNREVAGSYARLDAHGFYWTATEWDTDNAWLYNFGKGGKMLNRHNDGEKAGAHSVRCIRRSFSK from the coding sequence ATGAAAATAACCTCTTTAACGGCATTCACTACTTTTATTCTTTTGATCACAGGTTGCGCGACGAATTCCTTAAAAAGTCAACGGGCTACTTTAGTGAAAGACAAAGACCGCAATGCGTATGCTTTGCGCGTCATGTTAGATAACCGGCAGTGGATGACGCAAAATTTGAACATCGATATACCGGGTTCCTATTGCTATCAGGATAAAAAGCTAAACTGTGATCACTACGGTCGTTTGTATACGTGGGAATCAGCAAAGAAGGGATGTGAAATGCTTGGTGACGGATGGCAACTCCCGACAAATGAAGAGTGGGAGCGAATGGCCGGCTTCTATGGTGGGGTCCGTAAGGATTCCATTCACGATGGTAAAGCAGCGTATGCGGCCTTATTGTATGGCGGTGATTCGGGATTCAATATCGTGTTCGGGGGTAATCGTGAAGTCGCCGGTAGCTACGCGCGATTGGATGCTCATGGATTTTATTGGACCGCAACCGAATGGGATACCGATAACGCATGGCTCTACAACTTTGGAAAGGGAGGAAAAATGCTCAATCGTCATAATGATGGAGAAAAGGCAGGGGCGCATTCCGTGCGTTGCATTCGGAGGAGCTTTTCGAAATAA
- a CDS encoding response regulator, producing the protein MKKALLILLLIPFWVWAQPVADSLGVLLSSGTLKGTQRIDALNGLAYKIRVSFPDSATALAQEALRLSNDRAYEIGKCDAYVALGLLAWLEPAAEKGIEYGLLALKTGDAAGYKKGMKEANLLLGLLYTELDNKKSEDFTSRGLNLALEMQDVEGIARACNALGNHCRRRNDGKEALCFYETGLRHLTNRKDVSIKNLLLSNVALYYINRDEEREKTKLYLEEALQIALAFKNKSAELLTRTRMGLYYTNLNDLSQADEQFTRCEQLSLELGTKSALLETYAGLVTIKTKTGHLAEAQAYQQKYFNLKDSLYGLESGRQIAELETRYETEKKDQTIKLLEQEKRIHQIWRDVLMGGVVLTLAIAFLIYRLQRSRTQKTKQLLDIQQVLNDKLKEVDKFKTDFFANISHEFRTPLTLILAPLENELKKKLPAGGKKNLVLIRRNANRLLELVNQLLDLSKLESGKMELHIRQGELKQFLLAITESFESLAQYKQIEFIRNINLGDKRYWFDQDKTEKIVTNLVSNAFKYTPAGGTVSISADLVDNRQLSLVVIDTGTGIPKEEQEHVFSAFYQTKQAASQQQGTGLGLPLVKELIKLYHGTISLQSEPGQGTSLTAMIPVYKEAFDANVVADDSDVLSPFYIGHQTVDTDGNHTTSQSLLHNKDSILVIEDNTDLREFMAATLQNNNYAVLSAGDGEEALPLALKYVPSLVLSDLMMPRMDGIAFTKKIKDDERTSHIPVILLTAKNESQSRIDGLKTGADDYLTKPFSPDELLVRIDNLISQRKKLAQKFRERILVAPTPTREASLDDKFLDKARTIVDAYLGDYTFTVEQMAEEMNLSRTQLFRKIKALTGLSPNDFIKDIRLKRAAEMIRQKVDIITQIGYAVGFNDQSYFTKCFKKQFGVTPTEFSMMTSTPKITS; encoded by the coding sequence ATGAAAAAAGCACTTCTCATCTTGCTGTTAATACCTTTTTGGGTATGGGCACAGCCTGTAGCCGACAGCCTGGGAGTGCTGCTTTCTTCCGGAACACTAAAGGGAACGCAACGCATTGACGCACTCAACGGACTGGCCTACAAGATCAGGGTGTCCTTCCCCGATTCGGCGACGGCCTTAGCACAAGAAGCGCTCCGCCTGTCAAATGACCGTGCCTACGAGATCGGCAAGTGCGACGCCTATGTCGCCCTGGGCCTGCTCGCCTGGTTGGAGCCTGCCGCTGAAAAGGGCATTGAATACGGCCTGCTGGCATTGAAGACCGGCGATGCCGCGGGGTATAAAAAAGGCATGAAGGAAGCCAACTTGCTGCTGGGGCTGCTCTACACGGAATTGGATAATAAAAAATCCGAGGACTTTACCAGCCGCGGCCTCAACCTGGCCCTGGAAATGCAAGATGTAGAAGGCATCGCCCGGGCCTGCAACGCGTTGGGAAACCATTGTCGAAGACGCAACGATGGAAAAGAGGCCCTGTGCTTTTATGAAACGGGCCTTCGCCACCTCACCAACCGGAAGGATGTCTCGATCAAAAATCTTTTGCTCAGCAATGTCGCGTTGTACTACATCAACCGCGATGAAGAAAGAGAAAAAACAAAGCTCTACCTGGAAGAAGCCTTGCAGATCGCGCTGGCTTTCAAAAACAAAAGCGCAGAGTTGCTCACCCGCACCCGCATGGGCTTGTACTACACGAATTTAAACGACCTTTCCCAGGCCGACGAGCAATTCACACGCTGTGAACAACTCAGCCTCGAACTTGGTACCAAGAGTGCCCTGCTGGAAACCTACGCGGGGCTCGTCACGATCAAAACAAAAACCGGTCACCTCGCAGAGGCACAGGCCTACCAACAAAAGTATTTCAATTTAAAAGACAGTCTCTATGGTCTGGAAAGCGGCCGGCAAATTGCGGAGCTGGAAACACGATACGAAACCGAAAAAAAGGACCAGACCATCAAATTGCTGGAACAGGAAAAACGGATCCACCAGATCTGGAGAGACGTGTTGATGGGTGGTGTGGTGTTGACGCTGGCGATCGCTTTCCTGATCTACCGCCTGCAGCGGTCGCGCACGCAAAAAACAAAACAACTGCTCGACATCCAGCAAGTCCTCAACGACAAGCTGAAAGAGGTCGACAAATTCAAAACTGACTTCTTCGCCAACATCTCGCACGAGTTCCGCACGCCGCTCACGCTGATCCTCGCCCCGCTGGAAAATGAGTTGAAAAAGAAGTTGCCGGCCGGCGGAAAAAAGAACCTGGTCTTGATCAGGAGAAATGCCAACCGGCTGCTGGAACTGGTGAACCAGTTGCTCGACCTCTCCAAGCTCGAGTCTGGAAAGATGGAGCTGCACATCCGCCAGGGCGAACTCAAACAATTCCTGCTGGCCATCACCGAGTCGTTCGAGTCGTTGGCGCAGTATAAACAAATTGAGTTCATCCGGAACATCAACCTCGGCGACAAGCGTTATTGGTTCGATCAGGACAAAACCGAAAAGATCGTCACCAACCTGGTGTCGAATGCATTTAAATATACACCGGCTGGCGGCACCGTGAGCATTTCGGCCGACCTCGTCGACAACCGGCAGCTTTCCCTGGTGGTGATCGACACCGGCACAGGAATTCCCAAGGAAGAACAAGAGCACGTGTTCTCCGCTTTCTATCAGACCAAACAGGCGGCCTCGCAGCAACAAGGCACGGGACTTGGTCTTCCGCTTGTAAAAGAATTGATAAAGCTCTACCACGGAACCATCTCCCTGCAAAGCGAACCTGGCCAAGGCACATCCCTCACGGCGATGATCCCGGTGTACAAAGAAGCCTTCGATGCCAACGTGGTGGCCGACGACAGCGATGTGCTCTCACCGTTTTACATCGGTCACCAAACCGTTGACACCGACGGCAATCACACCACTTCGCAATCCCTTCTCCACAACAAAGACTCCATATTGGTGATCGAAGACAACACCGACTTGCGGGAATTTATGGCGGCCACCTTGCAAAATAATAATTACGCGGTGCTGTCGGCCGGCGATGGAGAGGAGGCGTTGCCACTGGCCTTGAAGTATGTTCCCAGCCTGGTGCTCAGCGATCTGATGATGCCCCGGATGGATGGCATCGCGTTCACCAAAAAAATCAAAGACGACGAACGCACCAGTCACATTCCCGTCATTTTGCTTACGGCAAAAAATGAATCGCAATCCCGCATCGATGGCCTGAAAACCGGGGCCGACGATTATCTCACCAAACCCTTTTCACCGGACGAACTCCTGGTTCGCATCGACAACCTGATCAGCCAAAGAAAGAAACTGGCCCAGAAGTTCCGCGAAAGGATCCTGGTCGCCCCAACCCCCACACGCGAAGCCTCCCTCGACGACAAATTTCTCGACAAGGCCCGCACCATCGTCGACGCCTACCTGGGCGACTATACGTTCACGGTCGAGCAGATGGCCGAAGAAATGAACCTCAGCCGCACACAATTGTTCCGGAAAATCAAAGCCCTCACCGGTCTCTCACCCAACGATTTTATCAAGGACATCCGGCTGAAACGCGCCGCCGAAATGATCCGGCAAAAAGTGGACATCATCACACAGATCGGCTATGCCGTTGGGTTCAACGACCAATCGTATTTCACCAAATGCTTCAAGAAGCAATTTGGCGTCACACCCACCGAATTCTCCATGATGACATCCACTCCAAAAATAACCTCCTGA
- the mddA gene encoding methanethiol S-methyltransferase — translation MKKTLMLLYGIIAYAIFFGTFLYAVGFVSSWFVPKHIDSPPQSSLGFALLVNAGLLSLFAIQHSVMARPAFKRWWTQFVPTAIERSTYVLLASLCLILLFWKWQPMGGIIWSVESEGAATFLKSLSMLGFGIVLVATFLINHFDLFGLRQVWLNFRGEKYTDLPFRTPFFYKYVRHPLYLGFMIAFWATPVMTAAHLFFAIMTTLYMLTAIQFEERDLTAHFGARYKEYKRSAPMLIPFTKASKDKKADQEASKVTV, via the coding sequence ATGAAAAAGACTCTCATGCTTCTCTACGGGATCATTGCCTACGCAATCTTCTTTGGAACGTTCCTTTATGCCGTCGGCTTCGTCAGTTCGTGGTTCGTGCCGAAGCATATCGACAGCCCGCCGCAGTCGTCGTTGGGATTTGCACTGCTGGTCAATGCAGGGCTTCTCTCCCTGTTTGCCATCCAGCACAGCGTTATGGCGCGGCCCGCTTTCAAGCGCTGGTGGACACAATTCGTTCCGACGGCCATCGAGCGGAGCACGTACGTATTGCTGGCCAGCTTGTGCCTGATCCTGCTGTTCTGGAAGTGGCAGCCCATGGGCGGCATCATCTGGTCGGTCGAATCGGAAGGGGCGGCCACCTTTCTGAAATCGCTCTCTATGCTCGGCTTCGGCATTGTTTTGGTCGCCACCTTTCTGATCAATCACTTCGACCTGTTTGGGTTGCGCCAGGTGTGGTTGAATTTCAGGGGTGAAAAATATACCGACCTCCCCTTCCGGACCCCCTTCTTTTATAAGTATGTGCGTCATCCCTTGTATCTGGGATTTATGATCGCCTTCTGGGCAACACCCGTGATGACGGCAGCGCATTTGTTCTTTGCGATCATGACCACGCTCTATATGCTGACGGCCATCCAATTCGAGGAACGCGACCTGACCGCGCACTTCGGTGCGAGGTACAAAGAATACAAACGTTCCGCTCCGATGCTGATCCCTTTCACAAAAGCATCAAAAGATAAAAAGGCAGATCAGGAAGCGTCGAAAGTGACGGTTTAA